One Shewanella sp. MR-4 DNA window includes the following coding sequences:
- a CDS encoding chemotaxis protein CheA, which yields MSINMAEFHQVFFEESHEHLENMEQLLLALDLDAPDPEELNTIFRAAHSIKGGSGIFGFTALTSVTHVMENLLDKTRKGTFELSSSVIDLLLRTVDTLSHILNLYREEEPIDWQQVEFAKNQLVAVLNGETFSTQTANAANGVSAANPNTNNQTEDKPLQAAVTSSVATQSVDDSFGFFEDEVELGLVDETEHFGFFDEAYTAKEIRAEDINAKPSAVLKTSTNEHIAVNKAAPVNEDSAVNGYGLDDELGYGFFESLTPETFASEIDALTSASAKANPMKDAISPLDVQTESSISKPTRAKKQSKEAKPLQANTSTNAETTQLLSSSAAISAAPASSNQPAAKKASAASQDATLRVETSKIDTLVNLAGELVITQSMLTLIGNELGGELGERLKTALNELERNTREMQEAVMSVRMLPVSFVFNRFHRLVRDLSDQLGKNVSLVIEGGNTEIDKGMIEKLVDPLTHLVRNSLDHGIEKPEKRLAAGKTEAGVLSLKASQRGGSIVIAVHDDGGGLNRERILQKARENGMALPENMTDKQVWQLIFAAGFSTAAEVTDVSGRGVGMDVVRKNIEALGGRIDIDSVAGQGATFEIQLPLTLAIVDGMSVSVGNQIYILPLVHIIESIQPQTEQLKFLAKERLLRVREEYLPLLNLYQLMEIEPQAKTPEAGIVVLLESNNKRFGLCVDALVGQQQVVIKSLEKHYRRIPGVSGATIMGDGSVALILDVESLALHIKN from the coding sequence ATGTCCATTAATATGGCAGAGTTCCATCAGGTTTTTTTTGAAGAAAGCCACGAACATCTTGAAAATATGGAGCAATTGCTCCTTGCATTAGATTTAGACGCCCCCGATCCCGAAGAATTAAATACCATTTTTCGCGCTGCTCATTCGATTAAAGGCGGCAGTGGCATCTTTGGTTTTACCGCGCTTACCAGCGTGACCCATGTAATGGAGAATTTGCTCGATAAGACCCGTAAGGGCACGTTTGAGCTTTCCTCCTCAGTGATTGATCTTCTGCTTCGTACCGTCGATACCCTTTCACATATTTTAAACCTCTATCGGGAAGAGGAGCCCATCGATTGGCAACAGGTGGAGTTTGCTAAAAACCAGCTGGTGGCGGTCTTAAATGGCGAAACCTTTTCTACTCAAACCGCCAATGCGGCAAATGGGGTGAGTGCCGCTAATCCCAATACCAATAATCAGACCGAAGATAAACCCTTACAAGCTGCGGTTACGTCAAGCGTGGCCACTCAATCAGTAGACGATAGCTTCGGTTTTTTTGAGGATGAAGTGGAGCTTGGGTTAGTCGATGAAACGGAACATTTCGGCTTTTTTGATGAGGCTTATACCGCAAAGGAAATCCGCGCCGAGGATATTAATGCCAAGCCTTCAGCGGTGCTTAAGACCAGTACGAACGAACATATTGCCGTTAATAAAGCAGCGCCAGTAAATGAAGACTCGGCAGTAAATGGTTATGGACTGGATGATGAACTGGGCTATGGCTTTTTTGAGTCATTAACACCCGAGACATTCGCCAGTGAAATCGATGCCTTAACCTCAGCATCGGCAAAAGCCAATCCAATGAAAGATGCGATATCGCCCCTTGATGTACAGACTGAAAGCTCAATATCGAAGCCGACTCGAGCGAAAAAACAGTCAAAGGAGGCAAAGCCACTCCAAGCAAACACCAGTACTAACGCAGAGACAACGCAACTACTATCTTCCTCTGCTGCAATCAGCGCAGCACCAGCCAGTAGTAACCAACCCGCAGCGAAAAAAGCCAGTGCCGCCAGCCAAGATGCCACTTTGAGGGTAGAAACCTCCAAGATAGATACCTTGGTTAATCTTGCGGGTGAATTGGTGATCACCCAATCCATGCTCACCCTTATCGGCAATGAACTGGGCGGTGAATTAGGTGAGCGGCTAAAAACCGCGCTTAATGAGTTAGAACGCAATACCCGGGAAATGCAGGAAGCCGTCATGTCGGTGCGCATGTTACCCGTGTCGTTTGTGTTTAATCGTTTTCATCGACTGGTGCGGGATTTATCGGATCAGCTTGGCAAAAATGTCAGTCTGGTGATTGAGGGCGGTAACACTGAAATTGATAAGGGGATGATTGAAAAGTTAGTCGATCCGCTCACTCACCTTGTTCGTAACAGTCTTGACCATGGTATTGAAAAACCAGAAAAAAGACTTGCAGCAGGCAAAACTGAAGCCGGTGTCTTGTCCCTTAAAGCCAGTCAGCGCGGCGGCAGTATAGTGATCGCCGTCCACGATGATGGCGGCGGTTTAAACCGCGAGCGCATTTTGCAAAAGGCCCGGGAAAATGGCATGGCACTGCCCGAGAACATGACGGACAAACAAGTGTGGCAATTGATCTTTGCCGCAGGGTTCTCAACGGCGGCTGAGGTTACCGATGTCTCGGGGCGCGGCGTGGGTATGGATGTGGTACGCAAGAATATTGAGGCCTTAGGTGGTCGCATCGATATTGATTCCGTTGCGGGTCAGGGCGCGACCTTCGAAATCCAACTTCCTCTTACCTTAGCCATTGTCGATGGCATGAGCGTCAGCGTAGGCAATCAAATTTATATCTTACCTTTAGTACACATTATCGAATCGATACAACCGCAAACTGAGCAGCTTAAATTTTTGGCCAAAGAGCGGTTACTCAGGGTGCGGGAAGAATATTTACCCCTACTAAACCTCTATCAATTAATGGAAATCGAACCCCAAGCTAAGACGCCAGAAGCCGGCATAGTGGTCTTGCTCGAAAGCAATAATAAACGCTTTGGCCTGTGTGTCGATGCACTCGTCGGGCAGCAACAAGTGGTGATCAAGAGCCTTGAAAAACATTATCGGCGGATCCCCGGCGTATCGGGGGCGACCATCATGGGCGATGGCAGCGTGGCCTTGATCCTCGATGTTGAATCACTTGCACTGCATATCAAAAATTAA
- a CDS encoding methyl-accepting chemotaxis protein yields MGIFNVFGNEEARQQKEEELQRYFQLLDNSGNSFMIADSNRNIIYANKAVLNMLSEAEADIRKELPQFSVAKVVGSNIDIFHKNPAHQRNMLERLTQSHTAQITIGKRTFKLILTPIITRENKHLGTGVEWIDRTESIESERATQRILEALNNTSTNVMIADANRTIIYMNRSVELMLRQSENEIRQALPHFSVDKILGSSMDIFHKNPAHQASLLDKLDRKYESQIKVASCHFRLTASPIISKTGERLGSVVEWLDRTVEVQIEQEISRIVNAAAAGDFSQRAETQGKQGFFLMLANSLNALIETSDRGLQDVARVLMALAEGDLTTRIYNDYEGTFNDLKNYSNQTAEKLSYMIRDIQKAADTINTASSEIAQGNADLSSRTEEQASSLEQTSASMEELTGTVKLNADNASQANALASKAADVAVDGGELIQQVVQTMASINESARKIADIIGVIDGIAFQTNILALNAAVEAARAGEQGRGFAVVASEVRSLAQRSANAAKDIKALISDSVTKIESGNSLVGKSGDTMKEIVIAIKRVNDIMAEIASASNEQAIGIDEISKAVVQMDEMTQQNAALVEEAAAAAESMQSQAQQLADSVANFTVDEDTTAAPKPVASHKKLAVKPPSTVTRMPVKPKAMAPKVNKADQDEWEDF; encoded by the coding sequence ATGGGTATTTTCAATGTGTTTGGAAATGAAGAGGCGCGCCAGCAAAAGGAAGAGGAGCTGCAACGCTATTTCCAATTATTAGATAACAGCGGCAACAGCTTTATGATCGCCGACAGCAACCGCAATATTATCTACGCCAATAAAGCGGTATTGAATATGTTATCCGAGGCTGAGGCGGACATTCGCAAAGAGCTGCCGCAGTTCTCTGTGGCCAAGGTGGTGGGCAGTAATATCGATATTTTCCATAAAAACCCGGCCCATCAACGCAATATGCTCGAGCGCCTAACCCAATCCCATACGGCGCAAATCACCATTGGGAAGCGGACTTTTAAACTGATCCTGACGCCCATTATCACCCGCGAGAATAAGCACTTAGGTACGGGGGTTGAGTGGATTGATAGAACGGAGAGCATAGAGTCCGAGCGGGCGACGCAGCGCATTTTAGAAGCGCTGAATAATACCAGTACCAATGTGATGATCGCCGATGCCAACCGCACCATCATCTATATGAACCGCTCGGTGGAATTGATGCTGCGCCAATCAGAGAATGAGATCAGGCAAGCGCTGCCGCATTTCTCCGTCGATAAAATTCTTGGCAGCTCGATGGATATTTTCCATAAGAATCCTGCCCATCAAGCCAGTCTGTTAGACAAGCTCGACCGTAAATATGAATCGCAAATCAAAGTGGCCAGTTGTCACTTCCGCTTAACCGCAAGCCCGATTATTTCCAAAACGGGTGAGCGGTTAGGTTCTGTCGTCGAATGGCTCGACCGCACGGTCGAAGTGCAAATCGAGCAGGAAATCTCGCGGATCGTCAATGCGGCGGCGGCGGGAGATTTCTCCCAACGGGCTGAGACACAAGGTAAGCAGGGCTTCTTCTTAATGCTGGCCAACAGCCTCAATGCTTTGATTGAAACCTCGGATCGCGGTCTACAGGATGTGGCGCGGGTGTTGATGGCGCTCGCCGAAGGCGATTTAACCACGCGTATCTATAACGATTACGAAGGTACCTTTAATGATTTGAAAAACTATTCAAATCAAACCGCTGAAAAGCTCTCTTACATGATAAGAGACATTCAAAAGGCCGCCGATACCATCAATACCGCCTCTTCCGAAATCGCTCAGGGCAATGCTGATCTGTCGAGCCGCACCGAGGAGCAAGCCTCGAGTCTTGAACAAACCTCGGCGAGTATGGAAGAACTGACGGGCACAGTGAAGCTAAATGCCGACAACGCTAGCCAGGCCAATGCACTTGCCTCTAAGGCCGCCGATGTCGCCGTCGATGGGGGCGAACTTATCCAGCAAGTGGTGCAAACCATGGCATCGATTAACGAATCGGCACGCAAGATTGCCGATATTATCGGTGTAATTGATGGCATAGCCTTCCAAACCAATATCTTAGCGCTAAATGCGGCGGTCGAAGCGGCCAGAGCCGGTGAGCAAGGTCGTGGATTTGCGGTGGTGGCCTCAGAGGTGAGAAGTTTGGCCCAACGTTCGGCCAACGCAGCCAAAGACATTAAAGCCTTGATCTCCGACTCGGTGACCAAAATCGAAAGCGGTAACAGCTTAGTCGGCAAATCCGGCGACACCATGAAAGAAATCGTCATCGCCATTAAACGGGTGAACGACATTATGGCCGAAATTGCCTCAGCCTCGAATGAGCAGGCGATCGGTATCGATGAGATCAGTAAAGCCGTAGTGCAAATGGATGAAATGACGCAGCAAAACGCGGCCTTAGTGGAAGAGGCCGCCGCAGCAGCCGAAAGCATGCAATCACAGGCACAGCAGTTAGCGGACAGTGTGGCCAACTTTACCGTGGACGAAGACACCACAGCTGCGCCCAAACCCGTGGCGAGTCACAAGAAGTTAGCGGTTAAACCGCCATCGACTGTGACTCGCATGCCCGTTAAACCTAAGGCGATGGCGCCAAAGGTCAATAAAGCCGACCAAGATGAATGGGAAGATTTTTGA
- a CDS encoding chemotaxis protein CheW, protein MDNRTNTVSKQEYSVHDEVEFLSFVLGEEHYALDIMSVKEIRGYEPVTKIANAPSFIKGVLNLRGDIVPIVDLRMKFAVGSATYNEFTIVIMLNVFDRIVGIVVDAVSDVIKLAAEEILPAPEFGVAFDSRYLKGLATVEDKMIILVNIQALISSDELGLIDANSLSDQE, encoded by the coding sequence ATGGATAACCGCACGAACACGGTGAGTAAGCAGGAGTACAGCGTCCACGATGAGGTCGAGTTTTTAAGTTTTGTGCTGGGTGAAGAACACTATGCGCTCGACATTATGTCGGTGAAGGAGATCCGCGGGTATGAGCCTGTCACCAAAATCGCCAATGCGCCGAGTTTTATCAAAGGCGTACTGAATCTTAGGGGCGATATCGTACCTATTGTCGATTTAAGGATGAAGTTTGCCGTGGGCAGTGCGACCTACAACGAGTTCACCATCGTCATTATGTTGAATGTGTTTGACCGTATCGTCGGGATTGTCGTCGATGCGGTGTCGGATGTGATTAAACTCGCCGCCGAAGAAATTCTACCCGCCCCCGAATTTGGGGTGGCCTTCGATAGCCGTTACCTCAAGGGGCTGGCAACGGTAGAAGACAAGATGATCATTTTGGTAAATATACAGGCTCTGATCAGCAGTGATGAGCTGGGTCTAATTGATGCAAATAGTCTGTCTGATCAGGAGTAA
- a CDS encoding response regulator, whose amino-acid sequence MSKKILIVDDSAAIRQMVEATLKSANYQVVLAKDGREALDLCGGQRFDFILTDQNMPRMDGLTLIKSLRGMSAFMRTPIVMLTTEAGEDMKAQGRAAGATGWMVKPFDPQKLLAITAKVLG is encoded by the coding sequence ATGAGTAAAAAAATATTAATTGTTGATGACTCGGCCGCGATCAGACAGATGGTTGAGGCGACGTTAAAGTCGGCAAATTACCAAGTCGTGCTCGCCAAGGATGGTCGTGAAGCCCTAGATTTATGTGGTGGACAACGATTCGATTTTATTTTGACGGATCAAAATATGCCCCGTATGGACGGTTTGACGCTCATTAAATCCCTTAGGGGCATGTCGGCCTTTATGCGCACTCCCATTGTTATGCTAACCACCGAAGCCGGAGAAGACATGAAGGCGCAAGGTCGAGCCGCTGGCGCAACGGGATGGATGGTCAAGCCCTTTGATCCGCAGAAGCTATTAGCTATCACAGCCAAAGTTCTGGGCTAA
- a CDS encoding methyl-accepting chemotaxis protein: protein MTYKDGIVAVFAAVIGYFIGSLVSFVLSPLIAVIIMLAWQFYRQSSASQTATHAYATPSARADWQDQLNLYQEVSVSLKTCEQSIDDVLSVQSDAVNLLGGAFDGLGKLMNEQSEFISALVHSNDDEEIFHSEQMKLFANNTSTTLERFIQSTIEMSASNIDLLEKVNVIYESMPQAMKALKDIDQISSQTNLLALNAAIEAARAGDAGRGFAVVADEVRALSNRSAGFSESIQKQLHTIQVQIEQLTHQVSKVAAQDMSYIIEAKKDLDTALKQIIVKAEKDAVVIERIDTSAHELESAIADTIRGLQFSDITSQSLIYTNQSLKHLRESINRVTAMSPEEFDEHCDGLVSQISSRRTNTHNPVSASQISCGEIELF from the coding sequence ATGACATACAAGGATGGCATTGTTGCAGTGTTTGCTGCAGTAATAGGATATTTCATCGGCAGCTTAGTCAGCTTTGTACTGAGTCCCTTAATTGCCGTGATAATCATGCTTGCTTGGCAGTTTTATCGACAATCTTCAGCATCTCAAACCGCCACTCACGCCTATGCTACTCCAAGTGCCCGCGCCGATTGGCAAGATCAGCTTAATCTCTATCAAGAAGTATCAGTCTCATTAAAAACCTGCGAGCAGAGTATCGACGATGTGCTGTCGGTGCAGTCGGATGCGGTCAACCTATTGGGCGGCGCCTTCGATGGTCTTGGAAAGCTGATGAATGAGCAAAGCGAGTTTATCTCAGCACTGGTGCATAGCAACGATGATGAAGAGATTTTCCATTCAGAGCAGATGAAGTTATTTGCCAATAACACCTCGACCACGTTGGAGCGTTTTATTCAATCGACCATTGAAATGTCAGCCTCTAATATCGATTTGCTCGAGAAAGTGAATGTGATTTATGAATCTATGCCCCAAGCGATGAAGGCATTAAAGGATATCGACCAAATCTCTTCGCAAACCAATTTACTGGCCTTGAACGCGGCAATTGAGGCCGCCCGTGCAGGGGATGCGGGTAGAGGCTTTGCTGTGGTGGCCGATGAGGTGCGCGCCTTGTCTAACCGCAGCGCTGGTTTTAGCGAAAGTATTCAAAAACAATTACATACAATTCAAGTGCAAATTGAACAGTTAACCCATCAAGTGAGTAAAGTGGCTGCTCAGGATATGTCTTACATTATCGAGGCGAAAAAAGATCTCGATACGGCATTGAAACAAATTATTGTTAAAGCAGAAAAAGACGCTGTGGTTATCGAACGGATCGACACTTCTGCACACGAATTAGAAAGCGCCATCGCCGATACGATCCGTGGTTTACAATTTAGCGATATTACCTCGCAAAGTTTGATTTACACCAATCAGAGTCTGAAACATTTGCGTGAATCTATTAATCGAGTCACGGCAATGTCGCCTGAAGAATTCGATGAACATTGCGATGGCCTGGTTTCTCAGATCAGTAGTCGGCGTACCAACACTCATAATCCAGTATCCGCAAGTCAAATTAGTTGTGGTGAGATTGAGCTTTTCTAA
- a CDS encoding fused response regulator/phosphatase encodes MPKSQRYILVIDDDLVTNQILTAFIHSKGWGVITCCNLEEAYEEINQQNIELILLDYYLPDGTALTLLERLRYREPTVPVIVISADNEYQKILSCFRLGALDFIIKPINLELFWHKVEGLLAHFSLEKQVKQQRSILEKMLYQKAREEQMARHLFEHLVNIRNASFDFVKSFTQASANFSGDIILNTVGPNGNFFLIIADSTGHGLSAAMPILRVANTFRAMVAKGFNLVSLIYELNANVYEDSPGDRFVAAVVLEIDFFKNQINLWNGGMPDALLYQDELESDSAYAEHEHIQKYRSKNMALGILSPSAFVANIATFPIPRTGRICLLSDGLIEQQSKSKGGAFFGMDSVISLLSFYGRDLTEYLRTKLKTIFEHEITDDIAVCVLDFELLHNWYREREHKSSQICMRGEFAWAIKMMGAMLLNVDYLNSLNQFLNIFGFSTTFSQRVFTVVSELVTNAVDHGVLKLDSRLKNDPERFELYHSIRESSIDKLKAEDWVKVELEWHAQLSELWISVSDSGEGYLPNEQEAITDWFQISGRGLLLVKSLSKSYELVAPGNKTKVIMEW; translated from the coding sequence GTGCCTAAAAGCCAACGTTATATTCTGGTCATTGATGATGACTTAGTCACAAACCAAATTCTTACGGCGTTTATTCACAGTAAAGGGTGGGGGGTGATCACTTGCTGTAATCTAGAAGAAGCTTATGAAGAAATTAATCAGCAAAATATCGAGCTTATTTTATTAGACTATTATTTGCCCGATGGTACCGCACTAACCTTACTAGAAAGATTGCGATACCGTGAGCCAACCGTCCCTGTTATTGTGATCAGTGCGGATAATGAATATCAAAAGATATTATCCTGCTTTCGGTTAGGCGCCTTAGATTTTATTATTAAACCGATTAATTTAGAACTCTTCTGGCATAAAGTTGAAGGGCTTTTAGCGCATTTTTCCTTAGAGAAGCAAGTTAAGCAGCAACGTTCAATATTGGAAAAAATGTTGTATCAAAAAGCCCGCGAAGAACAAATGGCAAGACATTTATTTGAGCACCTCGTTAATATTCGCAATGCCAGTTTTGATTTCGTTAAATCCTTTACCCAAGCCAGTGCTAATTTTAGCGGCGATATTATTCTTAATACCGTTGGTCCCAACGGAAACTTCTTTTTAATTATTGCGGATTCGACTGGCCATGGATTAAGCGCGGCTATGCCGATTTTGCGGGTGGCCAATACCTTTAGGGCCATGGTCGCGAAAGGCTTTAATCTCGTCAGTTTGATTTATGAACTTAATGCTAACGTATATGAAGATAGCCCTGGCGATCGTTTTGTGGCGGCTGTGGTCTTAGAGATAGATTTCTTTAAAAATCAAATCAATCTTTGGAATGGCGGCATGCCGGACGCATTGCTTTATCAAGATGAATTGGAAAGCGATTCGGCTTATGCCGAGCATGAGCATATACAGAAATACCGCTCTAAAAACATGGCGTTAGGGATTTTATCTCCCAGTGCGTTTGTGGCCAATATTGCCACTTTCCCCATTCCGCGTACGGGCCGGATCTGTTTACTCAGTGACGGGTTAATTGAACAGCAGAGTAAGAGCAAAGGCGGCGCATTTTTTGGTATGGATAGCGTGATTTCGCTGCTGAGTTTCTATGGCCGCGATTTAACCGAATACCTAAGAACAAAACTCAAAACCATTTTTGAACATGAGATCACAGATGATATTGCGGTCTGTGTACTCGATTTTGAGTTATTACATAATTGGTATCGAGAACGAGAACATAAATCGAGTCAAATTTGTATGCGGGGAGAGTTTGCATGGGCCATTAAAATGATGGGGGCCATGTTGTTGAATGTGGATTATTTAAATTCACTGAATCAGTTTTTGAATATTTTTGGGTTTTCTACTACGTTTAGTCAGAGAGTATTTACTGTTGTTTCTGAGTTAGTTACTAACGCAGTTGACCATGGTGTACTCAAGTTAGACTCTCGTCTTAAAAATGATCCTGAACGTTTTGAGTTATATCACAGTATACGTGAAAGCAGCATCGACAAGCTTAAGGCTGAAGATTGGGTCAAAGTTGAGCTTGAATGGCATGCGCAACTCAGCGAACTTTGGATTAGCGTTTCAGACAGTGGAGAGGGTTATCTTCCTAATGAGCAGGAGGCAATAACAGATTGGTTTCAAATTTCGGGTCGTGGGCTTTTATTGGTGAAATCCCTCTCTAAGAGCTATGAATTAGTGGCTCCAGGAAATAAAACTAAAGTCATAATGGAATGGTAG
- a CDS encoding acetate--CoA ligase family protein, translating to MSQRTLHSLFKPTSVAIIGASNSEKRAGNVLMKNLLSSGFSGPIMPVTPKYRAVMGVLAYPNIEALPIKPDLAVICTRASRVPAIVETLAQFGCKVAIIMASGMAQEVNEEGVSLLDLAMQHAKRYGMRILGPNSLGMLLPPLGLNASLAHASALPGKIAFVSQSAAICTTVLDWANNKGIGFSSFISLGDATDINFDELLDFLGRDSRTSAIMLYIDSVNEKRHFLSAARAASRNKPILVIKSGRSAEGVRAAKLHTGGIGGNDAVYEAAFRRAGMLRVNDLIELFAAVESLAHSNPLQGERLGIISNGGGPAVLAVDELILRGGKLAELSQDTIAKLDAVLPNTWSKQNPVDIIGDANASRYSSALNILMDCEELDAILVLHSPSALGESVEIADALIKVIHAHPKKNRLNILTNWSGEDSAYQARKRFTKGGISTYRTPEGAVGAFMHMVEYRRNQKLLQEVPQSIPDNIPTDSQTARKLLQAAQAKGKAVLETHEASPILRAYGLNTIDTWFVKDADEAVAIANEAGYPLALKVQSPNILHKSDVHGVMLNLTSADDIRHAANAITQRVHQANPDAIIEGMIVQKMALTAGAQEIRVAVISDPVFGPAICLGEGGSEWDPTQDAAVALPPLNMALARYMVIQALKTHKLKDRHLPLGLDMNALCVMLTQISHIIIDCPEIASLDLNPVLAAGENITLLDVNIRLHDANTDNTSRLAIMPYPKELEEFAELKNGLKVMLRPILPEDEPKHLAFDNSLSDEDRYKRYFGVRSKMTHEEMAVLTQIDYAREMAFIATAKGPDGDDITLGAVRASIDPDNTEAEFAMAVRGDHQGIGLGKLLLEKLIKYYQANDTPVLTGFTMFENRNMASLAKSLGFKVTFDMEEHLIKMHMDLKAPNANSSQ from the coding sequence ATGAGTCAACGTACATTACACTCCTTATTTAAACCCACATCCGTAGCCATTATTGGCGCCTCCAATAGCGAGAAACGTGCCGGTAATGTGCTGATGAAAAACCTGCTCTCGAGCGGATTTTCTGGCCCCATCATGCCCGTGACGCCAAAATACCGCGCCGTGATGGGGGTGCTTGCTTATCCCAATATTGAAGCCTTGCCGATAAAGCCCGATTTAGCGGTCATCTGTACCCGCGCCAGCCGCGTGCCCGCCATCGTCGAAACCCTAGCCCAATTCGGCTGTAAAGTGGCGATTATCATGGCCTCCGGCATGGCACAGGAAGTCAATGAAGAAGGTGTCAGCCTACTCGACTTAGCCATGCAACATGCTAAACGCTACGGCATGCGCATTCTTGGCCCCAATAGTTTGGGGATGTTATTGCCGCCGCTAGGACTCAATGCCAGTTTGGCCCATGCCAGCGCCCTGCCCGGCAAAATTGCTTTTGTATCGCAATCAGCCGCCATTTGTACCACAGTGCTGGATTGGGCGAATAACAAAGGCATTGGCTTCTCATCCTTTATTTCCCTTGGGGATGCCACCGATATTAACTTCGATGAATTACTCGATTTCCTCGGGCGCGATAGCCGTACCAGCGCCATCATGTTGTATATCGATTCGGTCAATGAAAAGCGCCATTTCCTCTCCGCCGCCCGCGCCGCTTCCCGCAATAAGCCCATATTAGTGATTAAATCCGGCCGCAGCGCTGAAGGCGTGCGTGCCGCTAAATTACATACGGGTGGGATTGGCGGCAACGATGCCGTGTATGAAGCCGCCTTTAGGCGCGCGGGTATGCTGCGGGTAAATGATTTGATTGAACTTTTTGCCGCAGTAGAAAGTCTCGCCCACTCTAATCCATTGCAGGGCGAGCGATTAGGCATTATCAGTAATGGTGGCGGCCCCGCGGTATTAGCCGTCGATGAACTGATCCTACGCGGTGGTAAACTGGCAGAATTATCCCAAGACACCATAGCGAAACTCGATGCCGTACTGCCCAATACTTGGTCGAAACAAAATCCCGTCGATATTATCGGCGATGCCAACGCCAGCCGTTACTCCAGCGCGCTTAATATCTTGATGGATTGTGAAGAATTAGACGCCATCTTAGTGCTGCATTCGCCGTCCGCCCTTGGCGAAAGTGTCGAGATTGCCGATGCCTTAATTAAAGTGATCCACGCGCATCCGAAGAAAAACCGCTTAAATATCCTCACCAACTGGAGCGGTGAAGACTCGGCCTATCAGGCCCGCAAACGCTTTACCAAGGGCGGCATCTCTACCTATCGCACCCCCGAAGGTGCGGTCGGTGCCTTTATGCATATGGTGGAATATCGCCGTAACCAAAAACTGCTGCAGGAAGTGCCGCAGTCGATCCCCGACAATATTCCAACCGATAGCCAAACGGCGCGAAAACTGCTGCAAGCGGCGCAGGCCAAGGGCAAAGCGGTGCTCGAAACCCACGAGGCTAGCCCGATTTTGCGCGCCTATGGTCTCAATACTATCGACACTTGGTTTGTCAAAGATGCCGATGAGGCCGTCGCCATCGCCAACGAGGCGGGTTATCCCCTCGCGCTCAAGGTGCAATCACCGAATATTTTGCATAAATCCGATGTCCACGGCGTCATGCTTAACCTCACCTCGGCAGATGATATTCGCCATGCCGCCAATGCAATTACCCAGAGGGTGCATCAGGCCAATCCCGACGCGATTATCGAGGGCATGATAGTGCAGAAGATGGCCTTGACCGCGGGCGCGCAGGAAATTCGGGTCGCCGTGATAAGTGATCCCGTGTTCGGCCCGGCCATCTGTTTAGGTGAAGGCGGCTCGGAGTGGGATCCGACTCAAGATGCCGCGGTCGCCTTGCCGCCACTCAATATGGCACTGGCCCGCTACATGGTGATCCAAGCTTTAAAGACCCATAAGTTAAAGGACAGGCATTTACCGCTGGGGCTGGATATGAACGCCCTATGCGTGATGCTGACGCAAATTTCCCACATCATCATCGACTGCCCAGAGATAGCATCATTAGATCTTAACCCTGTGCTGGCGGCGGGGGAAAACATCACCCTGCTCGATGTGAATATCCGTCTGCACGATGCCAATACCGATAATACCTCGCGCCTTGCCATCATGCCTTATCCCAAGGAATTAGAGGAATTTGCCGAGCTTAAAAATGGCCTTAAAGTCATGCTGCGCCCGATTCTGCCCGAGGATGAGCCCAAGCATTTGGCCTTTGATAATTCCCTCTCCGATGAAGATAGATACAAACGCTACTTTGGTGTGCGCTCTAAGATGACCCACGAGGAAATGGCAGTACTGACCCAAATCGACTATGCCCGCGAAATGGCGTTTATCGCCACCGCCAAGGGGCCGGACGGTGATGACATTACCTTAGGTGCGGTCAGGGCCTCCATCGATCCCGACAATACCGAAGCCGAATTTGCCATGGCGGTGCGAGGCGATCACCAAGGTATTGGGCTGGGTAAATTACTGCTCGAAAAATTGATTAAATACTATCAAGCCAACGACACTCCAGTGCTGACGGGCTTTACCATGTTTGAAAACCGTAATATGGCAAGCCTTGCCAAGAGCTTAGGCTTTAAGGTCACCTTCGATATGGAGGAACATTTGATCAAAATGCATATGGATCTTAAGGCGCCCAATGCCAATAGCAGTCAATAG
- a CDS encoding STAS domain-containing protein codes for MANIFYISLPERFDFYHHKKFTSDYQKAFLEEDIKHLVLDFSRVLYIDSSALGMMVLLHRKALERQISTAIRGLHGQAEEIITIANMGRLYLVERDE; via the coding sequence ATGGCTAATATTTTCTATATCTCTTTGCCTGAACGTTTTGATTTTTATCATCATAAAAAATTCACCAGCGACTATCAAAAAGCCTTTCTCGAAGAAGATATTAAGCACTTAGTGTTGGACTTTAGCCGCGTGCTTTACATTGATAGTTCGGCGCTGGGGATGATGGTGCTGCTACATCGTAAGGCGCTTGAGCGTCAGATCAGCACTGCGATTCGTGGATTACATGGGCAAGCCGAAGAAATTATTACCATTGCCAATATGGGACGTTTGTATCTTGTTGAACGGGATGAATAA